DNA sequence from the Tenacibaculum mesophilum genome:
AGAGTTTTTAAGCAAAAACTTAAAAAAAACTGATAGAAGCTTAAGACCAGAGGATAATAAATGTTTTAAAGAAAAAGATAGTGATTGTCAAAAGTTAAACAAAAACGTAAAATTAAACTATAAAAAATAAAATTTTATTTAAATAGTTGTAAAATCAATAAATAAAAAACTCCTTTATTTAAAGGAGTTTTTTATTTATACTGACATAATAATATATCGAAAATTAAGTTATAGAGTTACATTAACTTATTATCATTTATTATTAATTATGAAAAAATTATTTATTCCTTTAGCGGTATTGGCTTTAACAATGTCGTCTTGTGTATCAAAAAAGAAGTATGTAGAACTTGAACAAAAGTATAATGATACTAGAGGAAATTTACAAAAGACAACTCTAGAAAAAGAGCAATTAGAAGCTAAGTTTGCTAAAATAGAAAAGAGAGTTGATGATTACAATGAAAAAATTAACTCATTAAAGAGTGTAAACGAAACACTTCATGAAGAAAATAACATTAAGCTAGATATGGTTGGAAAATCAGCTGTAATCTCAAACTCTGTAAAAGAAAAAATGAGAGAAACGCTTAAAAATGTTGATCCAGCTGAGTTAGCTAATGTTAAAACGTTAAAAGACTCCATGAATGTAGCTATTGCTCACAACTTAAAAAAATCTATCAATACTTCAGAGTTAGAAAATGATGAAGATGTAAATATTGACATTGATCAAACAGTTGTGATGATTTCTGTTTCAGACAAAATGTTATTTAATACAGCTAGTTATAGAGTTAAAAAAAATGCACATAAATTAATAAAAAAATTAGCTGATGTGATTAACTCTGAACCAAGCATGGATGTTATGATAGAAGGTCATACAGACTCAAGACCTATTAGTAATGCAGTTGTACAAGATAACTGGGATTTAAGTGTTAAAAGAGCAACATCTATCGTTAGGCTTTTAGAGAAAAAATACAACGTTGATCCAAGTAGATTAATAGCTTCTGGTAGAGGTAGTTCTGTGCCACTTGTTGAAAATAACTCGGCTAGCAATAGAGCTAGAAATAGAAGAACTAGAATTGTAATTTTACCAAACTTAGATAAGTTTTTTGGTTTGTTAGCAACAGAAGAAAACATTAAGCTTTAATAAGAAAAAAAGACAAAAAAGTAAGCCAGCATTATTGCTGGCTTTTTTTATGCTCATTACTTTAATAACTTACCTAATTTAAGTTCTATTTTGATATTGTTTAGATAATCAGAGAAAGTATGAAAACCTTCATTTATGCTTTAAAACAGGTAAAAGAAAAAGGTGTATATAAAGTAATTTTCTAATAAAGGATTAAAAGAGGAAAACTCTACCTTAATAGGAGTAAAGGTATATAAGTGTTATAGTGAGATAAAAAAAATAAAAGAGGAGAGTATTCTAGTAAATTTAAAAACTTTAAAAGGAAAAAACTAAAAAAAGCTTCTAATTATATAATTAGAAGCTTTTTTAAACACTTTTAAGAGTTATTTTATACCTTATTCATGAAGTTTAAAGTTAACAGGAATGTAATATTCAACATTAGCTGTTTTTCCATTATGTTCTCCAGGAACGAATTTAGGTAACTTAGAAACCATTCTCTTAGCTTCTTGTTCTAATAAGTGACCATCTTTAGGTCCTTTCATTTTTATGTTAGTTACCTCTCCTTTTTTATCTATGATAAAGCGAACCCATACTCTACCTTCAATATTTTGTTCTGCAGCTGCTGCAGGGTAGTTAAAGTTTCTTTGAATATGACTAACCATTCTTTCATTGAAACAGGTTAATTTTTGCATATCAGGAACTTTTGTACAAGCTTTGAATTGAGGAATACTTTGTACCTCTACAAATTTTACAAAATCAGTAATAGTTTTTTCTTTTACTACATTAGAACTTTTTTTAGCTACGACTTTACTTGTTGTACTAGATGAAGAATTATTTGATGCTCCTGGAGCCTTGAAAGTGATAGGAACTCCGTACTTTACTTTAACAGTCCTACCATTATGTTTACCAGGAATAAAGTTTGGAAGGTTATTAATTATTCTTTCAGCTTCTTTTTCTAAAGACTCTCCACCTTTTGGTCCACGTAGTAAGATATCTTCAACATTTCCTTGCTCATTGATTGTAAATTGAACTAAAACTCTTCCTTGTATACCAGCTTCAATGGCGTCTTGAGGGTAGTTGAAATTTTTAATAATATGTTTAGTCATGTTTGTTTCAAAACACTTTGCTTGCTTTATTAAAGGAACATTGTTACACTTACTAAACAATGGAATTTCTTCAACTAAATTAAAAGGTACTTTTTCAATAGTTGAAGAATTATCTTCTAACTCAAGTTTACCAATTAACAAAGACTTCTTTTTAATATCAGCTACTTTTTGTGAAGAATTAATACCTCCACCTATAGCAGAAACAGCCTCTTTATTCTTACGAACAACACGTCTTCTGGTTGAGACTTCAATAGAAAGTTGTTTTTTTGCACCACTCTCGGTGTCTTCAATTGCACATTTTGTGATACTGTTTGGATCAGCGATTTGTTCATCTGGAGTAGTACATACTTCTTGTCCTACAGCCGCTAAAGAAAGTAGCATAGCAGCTACTACTAAGGGGAATTTTTTAATCATGTGTGCTCTATTTTTAAGTGTTTGGTTTAGTTATTAACACGTTAACTAACGCTGTAAATATAAGTAAAAAATAGAATATAGCAAATTATTTTATAATCTTGACCAAAACATAGTTCCTTTAAAAAGAAAATATAAAGTTATGGAACTTTAAAAATTATAGGTAAAGCATATTTTACATTAACCGAGCTACCTTTATGACTTCCAGGAATAAATTTAGGGAGCAGTGAAATTAATCTTTCTGCTTCTTTTTTTAGAAGTGCACTGTTTTTAGGTCCTTTCTTTTTTATGTCAATTACTTTTCCTTGCTTATCAATAGTAAATTGAACTAAAATTTTACCTTCAATTTTTTTTCGCAAGGCCTCTTTTGGATAATCAAAATTTCTAACAATATGTTTAATCATTTCTTTTTCAAAACACTTGGATTGTTGTAGAATTGGAGTCTTTTTACACTCATTAAACAAAGGAATTTGTTCAACTAGATGAAAAGGAATTTTATCTAAAGAAGTTAAAAAATCTTCTTTTAAGTTTAGTTTTTCTACAAGAGAATTTTTACTTTTTATTTCTTCTACTTTATTTGATTTTGCTGAAATAGTATTTGTTTTTCTAAGTTTACGATGTCTTTTTCTTGTCGAAATTTCTTTAGTTTTTTCAGTTTCTAGAGCTTCTTTTACATCTTCTATAGAGCACTTAGTAATACTAATGGTATTTAAATCTTGGATATTTTCATTTGGGGTTTCACATTTTTCTTGAGCATAAGAAAATGATATTGAAAATAAAAAAAAGGTAAAGATATGTTTCATTTGTGTGTGTTAAAGAGGAATTTTTAAGGAGCACGAAAATAAAATTATCTGAAAATCTAGATAAATATTTTATATTAATTTAAGATTAAATTTATAGGAAAAGAGTATGTGACATCAACAGGAATTCCTTTTTCCTTACCTGATTCTAACTGAGGTAACTTGTTAATAATTCGGTTGATTTCGTTGGTAATAATATCACTTGGTTTAGAGCTTACTACTTGAATGTTTTTTGGTAATCCATATATATCTATTGTGAATTGAATCAAAATTCTGCCACGTATACCTTCTTCTGAAAAGACTTCAGGATAATAATTTTTAGAAAAATGTTTTTGCATATTGTCTTTAAAACATTTTTTTGCATTTTCGTTAGAACTATTTTTACACTTAGGAAATAAAGGAACTTGCTCAACAACAGAAAATAAAATTTCTTTAGTTTGAGATTTTAAGGAATTTTGTATTGATAAGTCATTGTTTGTAGTAATAATAGAAACTTTTGAAGAAGCATTTAAGCTTGATTGATTTTTTTGAGTAATCTTTCTTACTTTTTTTATTCTGTTTCTAGCAGTTAGTGTTTGAGTTGTTTTTTTTCTAGGAATTTGATTTTCTTTACCAATTTCACATTTATCCATACTAATAATATTTAAATCAATAGTATTATCTTCAGGCTTAGTACATACTTCTTGAGCTTCGAGTGTAATTGAGATGAAAAGAAAAAATGTTAAAAAAAGGAAAGTTGTTTTCATAAGGCTTAAGAGCTTGTTTGATGACGTAAAAATCATTCTTTTTTACTCTTTTGTTCTTAAGTAATTATGATATATCTATTAAGTAATATGTTCTTTAATGTTATGAATATTAAGTAAATATTAAGTGAAATGAGATAATAAAAAAAGCCTTCATAATTTAT
Encoded proteins:
- a CDS encoding energy transducer TonB, whose protein sequence is MIKKFPLVVAAMLLSLAAVGQEVCTTPDEQIADPNSITKCAIEDTESGAKKQLSIEVSTRRRVVRKNKEAVSAIGGGINSSQKVADIKKKSLLIGKLELEDNSSTIEKVPFNLVEEIPLFSKCNNVPLIKQAKCFETNMTKHIIKNFNYPQDAIEAGIQGRVLVQFTINEQGNVEDILLRGPKGGESLEKEAERIINNLPNFIPGKHNGRTVKVKYGVPITFKAPGASNNSSSSTTSKVVAKKSSNVVKEKTITDFVKFVEVQSIPQFKACTKVPDMQKLTCFNERMVSHIQRNFNYPAAAAEQNIEGRVWVRFIIDKKGEVTNIKMKGPKDGHLLEQEAKRMVSKLPKFVPGEHNGKTANVEYYIPVNFKLHE
- a CDS encoding energy transducer TonB — encoded protein: MKTTFLFLTFFLFISITLEAQEVCTKPEDNTIDLNIISMDKCEIGKENQIPRKKTTQTLTARNRIKKVRKITQKNQSSLNASSKVSIITTNNDLSIQNSLKSQTKEILFSVVEQVPLFPKCKNSSNENAKKCFKDNMQKHFSKNYYPEVFSEEGIRGRILIQFTIDIYGLPKNIQVVSSKPSDIITNEINRIINKLPQLESGKEKGIPVDVTYSFPINLILN
- a CDS encoding OmpA family protein, which encodes MKKLFIPLAVLALTMSSCVSKKKYVELEQKYNDTRGNLQKTTLEKEQLEAKFAKIEKRVDDYNEKINSLKSVNETLHEENNIKLDMVGKSAVISNSVKEKMRETLKNVDPAELANVKTLKDSMNVAIAHNLKKSINTSELENDEDVNIDIDQTVVMISVSDKMLFNTASYRVKKNAHKLIKKLADVINSEPSMDVMIEGHTDSRPISNAVVQDNWDLSVKRATSIVRLLEKKYNVDPSRLIASGRGSSVPLVENNSASNRARNRRTRIVILPNLDKFFGLLATEENIKL
- a CDS encoding energy transducer TonB, whose translation is MKHIFTFFLFSISFSYAQEKCETPNENIQDLNTISITKCSIEDVKEALETEKTKEISTRKRHRKLRKTNTISAKSNKVEEIKSKNSLVEKLNLKEDFLTSLDKIPFHLVEQIPLFNECKKTPILQQSKCFEKEMIKHIVRNFDYPKEALRKKIEGKILVQFTIDKQGKVIDIKKKGPKNSALLKKEAERLISLLPKFIPGSHKGSSVNVKYALPIIFKVP